One part of the Sander vitreus isolate 19-12246 chromosome 10, sanVit1, whole genome shotgun sequence genome encodes these proteins:
- the slc9a6a gene encoding sodium/hydrogen exchanger 6a encodes MVFKVTVNSAWRATRTLWLLMLVSLSVSICVCRASSIQEDSAMENIVTEKKVEESHRQDSADLLIFIMLLTLTILTIWLFKHRRFRFLHETGLAMIYGVLVGVVLRYGIHVPRDISNVTMSCHVNASPATLLVNVSGKFYEYTLKGEIGANEVNDVQDNEMLRKVTFDPEVFFNILLPPIIFHAGYSLKRRHFFRNMGSILAYAFLGTVVSCFVIGLLMYGCVLLMKQVGQLGGDFFFTDCLFFGAIVSATDPVTVLAIFNELQVDVDLYALLFGESVLNDAVAVILSSSIVAYQPQGDNSHTFEVMALLKSFGMFLGVFSGSFALGVATGVVTALVTKFTKLRDFPLLETALFFLMSWSTFLLAEACGFTGVVAVLFCGITQAHYTFNNLSPDSQDRTKQLFELLNFLAENFIFSYMGLALFTFQNHVFNPMFIVGAFVAVFLGRAANIYPLSLLLNLGRRNKITSNFQHMMMFAGLRGAMTFALSIRDTATYARQMMFTTTLLVVFFTVWICGGGTTQMLSCQHIRVGVDSDQDNPVSITEGSERRSTKQESAWLFRIWYNFDHNYLKPILTHSGPPLTATLPPCCGPLARFLTSTQAYENECQLKDDDSDLILTDGDINLTYGDITVSTDASGSHTSSGPAFAGAATSDDLDRELTYGDHELVMRGTRLVLPMDDSEPPFTDPHYRMRM; translated from the exons ATGGTGTTTAAAGTGACTGTCAACAGTGCCTGGAGGGCAACGAGGACGCTGTGGCTGCTTATGCTAGTGAGTCTGTCTGTAAGCATATGTGTTTGCCGAGCATCTTCAATTCAGGAGGACAGTGCCATGGAGAACATCGTTACAGAGAAAAAGGTTGAGGAGAGCCACAGGCAAGACAGCGCGGACCTGCTCATCTTCATAATGCTCCTCACCCTCACCATCCTAACCATCTGGTTGTTCAAACACCGGCGGTTTAGGTTTCTGCACGAAACTGGACTGGCGATGATTTATG GTGTACTTGTTGGCGTGGTCTTGCGCTATGGCATCCATGTTCCTCGGGACATTAGCAACGTCACAATGAGCTGCCACGTCAATGCCAGCCCCGCCACTCTGCTGGTCAACGTCAGTGGGAAATTCTACGAGTACACTCTGAAAGGAGAGATCGGTGCCAACGAGGTGAACGACGTGCAAGATAATGAGATGCTGCGAAAG gtgacctttgaccctgaaGTGTTCTTTAATATTCTCCTTCCACCTATCATCTTCCATGCTGGCTACAGCTTGAAAAGG aGACACTTTTTCCGTAACATGGGATCCATCCTGGCTTATGCCTTCCTGGGGACagttgtttcctgttttgttaTTGG GTTGCTGATGTACGGCTGTGTATTGCTAATGAAGCAGGTGGGACAGCTGGGTGGAGACTTCTTCTTCACTGATTGTCTGTTCTTTGGAGCCATTGTCTCTGCCACAGATCCTG TGACAGTCCTGGCCATCTTCAACGAGCTGCAGGTAGACGTTGATCTGTACGCTTTGCTGTTTGGAGAGAGTGTGCTCAACGATGCAGTGGCTGTGATTCTGTCCTC GTCTATAGTAGCGTACCAGCCACAGGGGGACAACAGTCACACCTTTGAGGTCATGGCATTGCTGAAGTCTTTCGGGATGTTCCTTGGAGTTTTCAGCGGCTCCTTTGCTCTAGGAGTGGCCACCGGGGTTGTCACTGCTCT CGTGACCAAGTTCACTAAACTGAGGGATTTCCCGCTGTTAGAGACGGCTCTGTTCTTCCTAATGTCATGGAGCACATTCCTGCTGGCTGAGGCCTGTGGCttcacag GTGTGGTGGCAGTACTGTTCTGTGGAATCACTCAGGCCCACTACACCTTCAACAACCTGTCTCCTGATTCCCAGGACAGGACTAAACAG CTGTTTGAGCTGCTAAATTTCCTGGCAGAGaacttcattttctcctacaTGGGTCTGGCCCTGTTCACCTTCCAGAACCATGTCTTTAATCCCATGTTCATCGTTGGAGCTTTT GTGGCAGTTTTCCTGGGAAGAGCTGCGAACATCTACCCTCTCTCATTACTTCTTAATCTGGGACGACGCAACAAGATCACATCCAACTTCCAGCACATGATGATGTTTGCAG GACTGCGAGGCGCAATGACCTTCGCCCTGTCCATCAGGGACACGGCGACATACGCCCGTCAGATGATGTTTACCACCACTCTGCTCGTTGTCTTCTTTACTGTTTGGATTTGTGGAGGTGGCACCACCCAGATGCTGTCCTGCCAGCACATACG AGTGGGAGTGGACTCTGATCAAGATAACCCT GTGAGTATCACTGAAGGCTCAGAGAGAAGAAGCACCAAACAAGAAAGTGCCTGGCTTTTCAGAATTTGGTACAACTTTGACCACAA CTACCTGAAGCCCATCCTGACTCACAGCGGTCCCCCTCTCACAGCCACGCTGCCTCCCTGCTGCGGCCCCCTCGCCCGCTTCCTCACCAGCACTCAGGCCTATGAG AATGAGTGCCAGTTGAAGGATGACGACTCTGACCTCATCCTGACAGACGGTGACATCAACCTGACCTACGGCGACATCACAGTCAGTACAGATGCCTCAGGTTCCCACACGAGCAGCGGTCCAGCCTTTGCTGGCGCTGCCACCTCTGATGACTTGGACAGAGAGTTAACGTACGGAGATCACGAGCTGGTGATGAGGGGCACACGCCTGGTGCTGCCCATGGATGACTCTGAGCCGCCCTTTACGGACCCCCACTACCGCATGCGGATGTGA